A genomic region of Clavibacter michiganensis subsp. insidiosus contains the following coding sequences:
- a CDS encoding acyl carrier protein → MALSTEEVLAGLAELVNDETGIATDTVEMDKSFTDDLDIDSISMMTIVVNAEEKFDVKIPDEEVKNLTTVGDAVTFITNAQS, encoded by the coding sequence ATGGCACTGTCCACCGAAGAAGTCCTGGCCGGCCTGGCCGAGCTCGTCAACGACGAGACCGGGATCGCCACCGACACCGTCGAGATGGACAAGTCGTTCACCGACGACCTGGACATCGACTCGATCTCGATGATGACGATCGTCGTCAACGCCGAGGAGAAGTTCGACGTCAAGATCCCCGACGAGGAAGTCAAGAACCTCACGACCGTCGGCGACGCGGTCACGTTCATCACCAACGCGCAGTCCTGA
- a CDS encoding beta-ketoacyl-[acyl-carrier-protein] synthase family protein — protein sequence MTTPKKIVVTGIGATSPLGGTAEDTWQALLRGESGISTLEQDWVAKWEIPVTFAGQAKVPSSEVMQRIENKRLDPSSQFALTAAREAWADAGSPEVDPLRFAVDWATGIGGVWTLLDAWDTLREKGPRRVLPMTVPMLMPNGPAAAVGMDLGARAGIQTVVSACASSTESIASAYEHLQAGRADIIVAGGSEASIHPLPIASFAAMQALSKRNDDPQRASRPYDIARDGFVLGEGGAALVLETEEHAKARGARIYAELVGGAVTSDAFHITAPDPEGTAAARAMIQSIEGAGYSRSDVSHINVHATSTPVGDIAEYKALERVFGDAVHGIPVSATKASTGHLLGGAGAIEAVFTVKALAERTAPPTINLTEQDPDIPLDVVTSPRSLGDGDLLAISNSFGFGGHNAVIAFRSV from the coding sequence ATGACCACCCCCAAGAAGATCGTCGTCACCGGCATCGGCGCGACGTCTCCGCTCGGCGGCACCGCCGAGGACACCTGGCAGGCGCTCCTGCGCGGCGAGTCGGGCATCAGCACGCTCGAGCAGGACTGGGTCGCCAAGTGGGAGATCCCCGTCACCTTCGCCGGGCAGGCCAAGGTGCCGTCCTCCGAGGTCATGCAGCGCATCGAGAACAAGCGCCTCGACCCGTCGAGCCAGTTCGCGCTCACGGCGGCTCGTGAGGCGTGGGCCGACGCCGGGTCCCCCGAGGTGGACCCCCTGCGCTTCGCCGTGGACTGGGCGACCGGCATCGGCGGCGTGTGGACCCTCCTCGACGCGTGGGACACCCTCCGCGAGAAGGGACCCCGTCGGGTCCTCCCCATGACGGTCCCGATGCTCATGCCCAACGGCCCCGCGGCCGCGGTCGGCATGGACCTCGGCGCGCGCGCCGGCATCCAGACGGTCGTCTCCGCCTGCGCATCCAGCACCGAGTCCATCGCCAGCGCGTACGAGCACCTCCAGGCGGGACGCGCCGACATCATCGTCGCCGGCGGATCCGAGGCCTCCATCCACCCGCTCCCCATCGCGTCGTTCGCCGCGATGCAGGCGCTGTCCAAGCGGAACGACGACCCCCAGCGCGCGTCGCGTCCCTACGACATCGCGCGCGACGGCTTCGTGCTCGGCGAGGGCGGCGCCGCCCTCGTCCTCGAGACCGAGGAGCACGCGAAGGCCCGCGGCGCCCGCATCTACGCCGAGCTCGTGGGCGGCGCGGTCACGAGCGACGCGTTCCACATCACGGCCCCGGACCCCGAGGGCACGGCCGCCGCGCGCGCCATGATCCAGAGCATCGAGGGCGCGGGCTACTCGCGCTCCGATGTCTCGCACATCAACGTGCACGCGACGAGCACGCCCGTCGGCGACATCGCCGAGTACAAGGCCCTCGAGCGCGTGTTCGGCGACGCGGTGCACGGGATCCCCGTGAGCGCCACGAAGGCGTCGACGGGCCACCTCCTGGGCGGCGCCGGCGCCATCGAGGCCGTGTTCACGGTGAAGGCGCTGGCTGAGCGCACCGCTCCCCCGACGATCAACCTGACTGAGCAGGATCCCGACATCCCGCTCGACGTGGTCACGTCGCCCCGGTCGCTGGGCGACGGCGACCTGCTCGCGATCAGCAACTCGTTCGGCTTCGGCGGGCACAACGCGGTCATCGCGTTCCGCAGCGTCTAG
- a CDS encoding DUF3145 domain-containing protein, with protein sequence MEAPVANSRPARGVLYVHSSPRALCPHVEWAAGRALGHAVNFTWDPQPVLKGAMRAEYYWEGPEGSGAAIASGLRGWEHLRYEVTEDAGPGRDGGRWMHTPDLGVFFAQTDTAGNTVIPEDRIRYALDVAGSNTLELHRELRLAMGQAWDDELEAFRHASDFSPVVWLHKVG encoded by the coding sequence ATGGAAGCACCCGTCGCCAACTCAAGACCGGCTCGAGGAGTGCTCTACGTGCACTCCTCACCTCGCGCGCTCTGCCCCCATGTCGAATGGGCCGCCGGTCGCGCGCTCGGTCACGCCGTGAACTTCACGTGGGACCCGCAGCCCGTGCTGAAGGGCGCCATGCGCGCGGAGTACTACTGGGAGGGCCCGGAGGGATCCGGCGCCGCCATCGCCAGCGGCCTCCGCGGCTGGGAGCACCTCCGCTACGAGGTGACCGAGGACGCCGGTCCGGGCCGCGACGGCGGTCGGTGGATGCACACGCCCGACCTCGGCGTCTTCTTCGCGCAGACCGACACCGCCGGCAACACGGTCATCCCCGAGGACCGCATCCGCTACGCCCTCGACGTCGCGGGATCCAACACGCTGGAGCTCCACCGCGAGCTGCGCCTCGCCATGGGCCAGGCCTGGGACGACGAGCTGGAGGCGTTCCGCCACGCGAGCGACTTCAGCCCGGTCGTCTGGCTGCACAAGGTCGGCTGA
- a CDS encoding PadR family transcriptional regulator, with product MSVRHALLAVLTEGTCYGYQLRTEFSRRTGAAAPLNVGQIYNTLDRLERDGLVVKGAMDDAGHVPYTITAAGTAEVRAWLAASVGVVGARDELVVKVTLALSLPDGDAREVVRIQRERSLAEADALARSRERLEAEAGEPAFARLLSVEAQEAQVHARLTWLDAAERRIGEAHATGTRPAGLAAAPRRGRPARAPAGSAD from the coding sequence ATGTCGGTGCGGCACGCGCTCCTCGCGGTCCTCACCGAGGGCACCTGCTACGGCTACCAGCTCCGGACCGAGTTCTCCCGACGGACGGGGGCCGCGGCGCCGCTCAACGTCGGCCAGATCTACAACACGCTCGACCGGCTCGAGCGCGACGGACTCGTCGTGAAGGGCGCCATGGACGACGCGGGGCACGTGCCCTACACGATCACCGCGGCCGGGACGGCGGAGGTCCGGGCGTGGCTCGCGGCGAGCGTGGGCGTCGTCGGCGCGCGCGACGAGCTGGTGGTGAAGGTCACGCTGGCGCTGTCGCTCCCCGATGGGGACGCGCGCGAGGTCGTGCGCATCCAGCGCGAGCGCTCGCTCGCCGAGGCGGACGCGCTCGCCCGGAGCCGCGAGCGGCTCGAGGCGGAGGCCGGGGAGCCCGCGTTCGCGCGCCTGCTGTCCGTGGAGGCCCAGGAGGCGCAGGTGCATGCGCGGCTGACGTGGCTCGACGCGGCGGAGCGCCGGATCGGCGAGGCGCACGCGACAGGCACGCGACCCGCGGGACTCGCCGCGGCTCCCCGCCGGGGGCGTCCGGCGCGCGCCCCGGCCGGATCCGCCGACTGA
- a CDS encoding DUF1684 domain-containing protein: protein MTDPAPAAPAPTDPAEVLAVYRSRRERMVVLPQGNLALVNTQWISHDAAPQPVYGIPGTWSPLEPGASGLRVQATAADGLRVDGVLVDGEAIVRGRDDPQPSSVVASDTVSAFVIASEEGAYALRVWDARSDAIRDFGGIDAFPYSEEWVVKADFTPIEGGRAMGFEHLKDDGATKDKIVPGEITFTKDGVDYSLAAFREGRALLLVFSDATSGESTYGVGRFLMVAPSPDCTITLDFNRAYLPPCAFSYNFNCPMPPKQNRFPVPIEAGEKNVLAKDGGLLH from the coding sequence ATGACCGATCCCGCCCCCGCCGCTCCCGCTCCCACCGACCCGGCGGAGGTGCTCGCCGTCTACCGCTCGCGTCGCGAGCGGATGGTGGTCCTGCCGCAGGGCAACCTGGCCCTCGTCAACACGCAGTGGATCTCCCACGACGCCGCTCCGCAGCCCGTCTACGGCATCCCGGGAACCTGGTCGCCCCTCGAGCCCGGCGCGTCCGGCCTCCGGGTGCAGGCGACGGCGGCGGACGGCCTCCGGGTCGACGGCGTCCTCGTCGACGGCGAGGCGATCGTGCGGGGCCGCGACGACCCGCAGCCCTCGTCCGTCGTCGCCAGCGACACGGTCTCGGCGTTCGTCATCGCGAGCGAGGAGGGCGCCTACGCGCTCCGCGTCTGGGACGCGCGGTCCGACGCCATCCGCGACTTCGGCGGCATCGACGCCTTCCCGTACTCCGAGGAGTGGGTGGTGAAGGCGGACTTCACGCCGATCGAGGGCGGACGCGCGATGGGCTTCGAGCACCTCAAGGACGACGGCGCCACGAAGGACAAGATCGTGCCCGGCGAGATCACGTTCACCAAGGACGGGGTCGACTACTCGCTCGCCGCCTTCCGCGAGGGACGCGCGCTCCTCCTGGTGTTCTCCGACGCCACGAGCGGCGAGTCCACGTACGGCGTCGGACGCTTCCTCATGGTCGCGCCGTCGCCCGACTGCACGATCACGCTGGACTTCAACCGCGCCTACCTGCCCCCGTGCGCCTTCAGCTACAACTTCAACTGCCCGATGCCGCCGAAGCAGAACCGCTTCCCCGTGCCCATCGAGGCGGGGGAGAAGAACGTGCTCGCCAAGGACGGCGGGCTGCTGCACTAG
- a CDS encoding bifunctional 3'-5' exonuclease/DNA polymerase → MHILVARTPSGVRLVDLDATGTVTATRDVPSSEWPAVAAARERADPAPRWVWDDTAVWARTLVAAGVRVARCHDLRLCHAILRLSTQTADSPLARMPAGSWDRAAPSEREPSASATLFDDLDAPEGGSPDELVAELRLQLEAVAGSADPGRLRLLLAAESAGALVAAEMSADGLPWDTAVHDALLVDLLGGRPAHGGAPPALLRLAARIREILAAPDLNVDSPLDVLRALRRVGIDATSTRQWELQEIDHPVIAPLLEHKRLSRLLTANGWTWMETWIRDGRFHPEYVPGGVVTGRWAASGGGALQLPRQIRSAVRADPGWRLVVADAAQLEPRVLAALAEDRAMAHAGRGTDLYQGLVDAGVVDTRAHAKVAMLGAMYGATSGESGRLMPRLVRAYPRATGYVERAARAGESGGIVSTRLGRSSPPPGDAWVDVQQIGRAGEASPADAARARTSARDQGRFTRNFVVQGSAAEWALCWLAGLRRRLAAMERPGSRPHLVFFLHDEVMVHAPDDRVDEVSRAVAEAAAEAGRLLFGDAPVDFPVTIAVVDDYAQAK, encoded by the coding sequence ATGCACATCCTGGTCGCGCGGACACCCTCCGGCGTCCGGCTCGTCGACCTCGACGCGACCGGCACCGTCACGGCCACGCGCGACGTCCCGTCCTCCGAGTGGCCCGCGGTCGCCGCCGCACGCGAGCGGGCCGACCCCGCGCCGCGCTGGGTCTGGGACGACACCGCCGTGTGGGCGCGCACCCTCGTCGCCGCGGGCGTCCGCGTCGCCCGCTGCCACGACCTCCGCCTCTGCCACGCGATCCTGCGGCTGTCCACGCAGACCGCCGACAGCCCGCTCGCCCGGATGCCCGCCGGGTCCTGGGACCGGGCCGCCCCGTCGGAGCGGGAGCCCTCGGCGTCCGCGACGCTCTTCGACGACCTCGACGCACCCGAGGGCGGCTCGCCGGACGAGCTGGTCGCCGAGCTCCGCCTCCAGCTCGAGGCGGTCGCGGGCAGCGCCGACCCCGGCCGTCTGCGCCTCCTCCTCGCCGCGGAGTCGGCGGGCGCCCTCGTCGCCGCCGAGATGTCCGCCGACGGGCTGCCGTGGGACACGGCGGTCCACGACGCGCTCCTGGTCGACCTGCTGGGCGGTCGGCCGGCGCACGGCGGCGCGCCTCCCGCGCTCCTGCGGCTCGCCGCGCGCATCCGGGAGATCCTCGCCGCCCCCGACCTCAACGTCGACAGCCCGCTCGACGTGCTCCGGGCGCTCCGCCGCGTCGGCATCGACGCGACGAGCACCCGGCAGTGGGAGCTGCAGGAGATCGACCACCCCGTCATCGCGCCGCTGCTGGAGCACAAGAGGCTGTCCCGCCTCCTCACCGCCAACGGGTGGACGTGGATGGAGACGTGGATCCGCGACGGCCGCTTCCACCCCGAGTACGTCCCCGGCGGCGTGGTCACCGGGCGCTGGGCCGCCAGCGGAGGGGGTGCGCTGCAGCTGCCCCGCCAGATTCGCTCGGCCGTCCGCGCCGATCCCGGCTGGCGGCTCGTCGTCGCCGACGCCGCGCAGCTCGAGCCCCGGGTTCTCGCAGCGCTGGCCGAGGACCGCGCCATGGCCCACGCGGGCCGCGGCACCGACCTCTACCAGGGCCTCGTCGACGCCGGCGTCGTCGACACCCGCGCCCACGCCAAGGTCGCGATGCTCGGCGCCATGTACGGGGCGACCTCCGGCGAGAGCGGGCGCCTGATGCCGCGGCTCGTCCGGGCGTACCCTCGGGCCACCGGCTACGTGGAGCGCGCGGCGCGGGCGGGGGAGAGCGGGGGGATCGTGAGCACGCGGCTCGGGCGGTCGTCCCCACCGCCCGGCGACGCGTGGGTCGACGTGCAGCAGATCGGCCGCGCGGGCGAGGCCTCTCCCGCGGACGCCGCCCGCGCCCGCACGTCCGCGCGCGACCAGGGCCGGTTCACCCGCAACTTCGTCGTCCAGGGCAGCGCCGCCGAGTGGGCGCTCTGCTGGCTCGCGGGACTCCGGCGCCGCCTCGCCGCGATGGAGCGGCCCGGATCCCGCCCGCACCTCGTCTTCTTCCTGCACGACGAGGTCATGGTGCACGCGCCGGACGACCGCGTCGACGAGGTCAGCCGGGCCGTGGCCGAGGCCGCCGCCGAGGCCGGACGCCTGCTGTTCGGCGACGCGCCCGTCGACTTCCCCGTCACGATCGCGGTCGTCGACGACTACGCGCAGGCCAAGTGA
- a CDS encoding cold-shock protein, which produces MATGTVKWFNAEKGFGFIAPDNGTADVFAHYTAIAKGGYKSLDENQKVEFEVAQGAKGPQAENIRPL; this is translated from the coding sequence ATGGCAACAGGCACCGTCAAGTGGTTCAACGCTGAAAAGGGCTTCGGCTTCATCGCTCCCGACAACGGAACCGCGGATGTGTTTGCTCACTACACCGCGATCGCGAAGGGCGGCTACAAGTCGCTCGACGAGAACCAGAAGGTCGAGTTCGAGGTCGCACAGGGCGCCAAGGGTCCCCAGGCTGAGAACATCCGCCCGCTCTAA
- a CDS encoding sugar transferase: MIEQKTTQDTGAREAGARRRMTDRSATGVRADAGPLTEADGPRAHDWRRTYAVGLAVTDLLVLIWVVFGVQIAWFGFETSDVAFNGDYEGVAVSYSLISVVIIASWMVALGLYGTRGYRVLGTGPQEYRLILDATVRLFGLVAIVAFLGRIDFARGYIIIALPLGLVTLVLSRWMWRQWLNVQRAKGRYSSRVLLIGSEASTGFLARELARQPYAGYHVVGACVPSGVIAATLPGTGIPVLGKLDDLQAAMRAVDADTIVIASNDELSPERIRELSWSLEPGRQHLVVAPSLTDIGGPRIHTRPVAGLPLIHVETPRYEGTKLFAKRAFDIVASTLILVLASPLFVAIAMTIRLSTPGPVLFRQERVGINGRPFQMLKFRTMVTDAEARLRELEEKTRDAGNSVLFKMKDDPRVTPIGRFLRRYSLDELMQLVNVLNGSMSLVGPRPPLAREVEAYETKVHRRFLVKPGITGLWQVSGRSNLSWEDSVRLDLYYVENWSIVGDLVILWKTAKAVLAREGAY; encoded by the coding sequence ATGATCGAACAGAAGACCACGCAGGACACGGGAGCACGGGAGGCCGGCGCCCGTCGACGCATGACCGACAGGTCGGCCACGGGCGTGCGCGCCGACGCCGGGCCGCTCACCGAGGCGGACGGCCCGCGGGCGCACGACTGGCGACGCACCTACGCCGTCGGGCTCGCCGTCACCGACCTCCTCGTCCTGATCTGGGTCGTCTTCGGCGTGCAGATCGCGTGGTTCGGCTTCGAGACGTCGGACGTCGCCTTCAACGGGGACTACGAGGGGGTGGCCGTCAGCTACTCGCTCATCTCCGTCGTCATCATCGCGAGCTGGATGGTGGCGCTCGGCCTGTACGGCACCCGCGGCTACCGCGTGCTGGGCACCGGACCGCAGGAGTACCGGCTGATCCTCGACGCCACCGTGCGGCTGTTCGGGCTGGTCGCCATCGTGGCGTTCCTCGGCCGCATCGACTTCGCCCGCGGCTACATCATCATCGCGCTGCCGCTGGGGCTCGTGACCCTCGTGCTCAGCCGCTGGATGTGGCGGCAGTGGCTCAACGTGCAGCGCGCCAAGGGCCGCTACTCGTCCCGCGTCCTGTTGATCGGTTCCGAGGCGTCGACGGGGTTCCTGGCCCGCGAGCTCGCGCGCCAGCCCTACGCCGGCTACCACGTGGTCGGGGCGTGCGTCCCGTCCGGCGTGATCGCGGCGACGCTGCCCGGCACCGGCATCCCCGTGCTCGGCAAGCTCGACGACCTGCAGGCCGCCATGCGCGCGGTCGATGCGGACACCATCGTCATCGCCAGCAACGACGAGCTGTCGCCCGAGCGGATCCGCGAGCTCAGCTGGTCGCTGGAGCCCGGACGCCAGCACCTGGTGGTGGCGCCCAGCCTCACGGACATCGGCGGGCCGCGGATCCACACCCGCCCCGTCGCGGGCCTGCCCCTCATCCACGTGGAGACCCCGCGCTACGAGGGCACGAAGCTCTTCGCGAAGCGGGCGTTCGACATCGTCGCGAGCACTCTCATCCTCGTCCTCGCCTCGCCCCTGTTCGTCGCCATCGCGATGACCATCCGGCTGAGCACCCCGGGTCCGGTGCTCTTCCGCCAGGAGCGCGTGGGCATCAACGGGCGCCCGTTCCAGATGCTGAAGTTCCGCACGATGGTGACGGACGCGGAGGCGCGGCTGCGGGAGCTCGAGGAGAAGACCCGGGATGCCGGCAACTCCGTGCTCTTCAAGATGAAGGACGACCCCCGGGTCACCCCCATCGGCCGGTTCCTCCGCCGCTACAGCCTCGACGAGCTGATGCAGCTCGTGAACGTCCTCAACGGCAGCATGTCGCTCGTCGGCCCGCGTCCGCCGCTCGCGCGCGAGGTCGAGGCGTACGAGACGAAGGTGCACCGGCGCTTCCTCGTGAAGCCGGGCATCACGGGGCTCTGGCAGGTGAGCGGGCGGTCGAACCTCTCATGGGAGGACAGCGTGCGGCTCGACCTCTACTACGTGGAGAACTGGTCGATCGTGGGCGACCTCGTCATCCTGTGGAAGACGGCGAAGGCCGTGCTGGCGCGCGAGGGGGCGTACTGA
- a CDS encoding oligosaccharide flippase family protein, whose amino-acid sequence MSADDRAARGARSRDSSVWPLAAQAIIAAVGLVAATLAARLLGPSDYGVYFLALTVTACVAVLFDICVPQAVLTHTPGYLESARTWRRLAVVVAAGAAALTAAVALVVGTSLDADVMWVILCAALPVTMASMTPRAFLIAARQLRYVSLVDLSSVLVGNVIAIGALLLTDSLWAAASSQLVIAAVRWLAFEGAWIRRGRADLPARVPVRPAARQLYTSMHGTYQSQLAGFAARNGDNLLVSILLGPVALAQYSRAYSFLIGPLQQAQQALNPMAIRDLAVARLAGRADDQLRRLASVVIAVGVPFALAVSLSGPHLVEVLLGDEWRTAGTLMPLSWGLAASMIVAIPARWALVAGHHSRALTVDAVLNYTVLAGVVVGALTGGLAGVLVINSFIVSPAITITAWCMLGAVPRRLFLRRLLPMAVALGGLTALLCIVVGEFVGSNLMETILDLGIGALIAVLAFAAIMRRRRRAA is encoded by the coding sequence ATGAGCGCCGACGACCGCGCGGCCCGGGGAGCCCGGAGCCGCGACTCGTCGGTGTGGCCGCTCGCGGCGCAGGCGATCATCGCGGCGGTCGGCCTCGTCGCTGCCACCCTCGCCGCGCGACTGCTGGGTCCGTCCGACTACGGCGTGTACTTCCTCGCCCTCACCGTCACGGCGTGCGTCGCCGTCCTCTTCGACATCTGCGTGCCCCAGGCCGTGCTCACGCACACCCCCGGCTACCTCGAGTCGGCGCGCACCTGGCGCCGGCTGGCCGTCGTCGTCGCCGCCGGTGCTGCGGCGCTCACGGCCGCGGTCGCGCTCGTCGTCGGCACGTCGCTCGACGCCGACGTCATGTGGGTGATCCTCTGCGCGGCGCTGCCCGTCACGATGGCGTCGATGACGCCCCGGGCCTTCCTCATCGCGGCCCGGCAGCTCCGCTACGTCTCGCTCGTCGACCTCTCCAGCGTGCTGGTCGGCAACGTGATCGCGATCGGGGCGCTCCTCCTCACGGACAGCCTCTGGGCCGCCGCGAGCAGCCAGCTCGTCATCGCGGCCGTCCGCTGGCTGGCGTTCGAGGGCGCCTGGATCCGCCGGGGGAGGGCCGACCTGCCCGCCCGCGTCCCCGTCCGCCCGGCGGCACGCCAGCTCTACACGTCGATGCACGGCACGTACCAGAGCCAGCTCGCCGGCTTCGCCGCCCGCAACGGCGACAACCTGCTCGTCAGCATCCTGCTCGGCCCGGTCGCCCTCGCGCAGTACTCGCGCGCCTACTCATTCCTCATCGGGCCCCTCCAGCAGGCGCAGCAGGCGCTCAACCCGATGGCCATCCGCGACCTCGCGGTGGCGCGCCTGGCCGGGCGCGCCGACGACCAGCTCCGGCGCCTCGCCTCGGTCGTCATCGCCGTCGGCGTGCCGTTCGCGCTCGCGGTCTCCCTCAGCGGCCCGCACCTGGTGGAGGTACTCCTCGGCGACGAGTGGCGCACCGCGGGAACGCTCATGCCGCTGTCCTGGGGGCTGGCGGCATCGATGATCGTCGCGATCCCCGCCCGGTGGGCCCTCGTCGCCGGGCACCACTCGCGCGCCCTGACGGTGGACGCCGTCCTCAACTACACCGTGCTGGCGGGCGTGGTCGTCGGCGCGCTGACCGGGGGCCTCGCGGGCGTGCTCGTGATCAACTCCTTCATCGTCTCGCCGGCCATCACCATCACCGCCTGGTGCATGCTCGGCGCGGTGCCCCGGCGGCTGTTCCTCCGGCGCCTGCTGCCCATGGCGGTCGCGCTGGGCGGACTCACGGCGCTCCTCTGCATCGTCGTCGGCGAGTTCGTGGGGTCGAACCTCATGGAGACGATCCTCGACCTCGGCATCGGCGCGCTCATCGCGGTGCTCGCGTTCGCCGCGATCATGCGACGACGGCGGCGCGCGGCCTGA
- a CDS encoding serine O-acetyltransferase, translating into MSAVDERGRWAADRARYGRGAWILQPSFWAVSVYRYGRWTRTCSRAVRLPAHVLYVALYSVVRLVTGIDIPRSAEIGPGIMIHHFGTVIVHPQARIGARFTMRHGVTIGAKKGDDVPVIGDDVQVGAFAQILGPIHVGDGSTIGAMTLVLRDVPAGATVVGVPGRVL; encoded by the coding sequence GTGAGCGCCGTCGACGAGCGCGGCCGCTGGGCCGCCGACCGGGCGCGCTACGGCCGTGGCGCCTGGATCCTGCAGCCGTCGTTCTGGGCGGTGTCGGTCTACCGGTACGGGCGCTGGACCCGCACGTGCTCGCGGGCCGTGCGCCTGCCCGCCCACGTGCTGTACGTCGCGCTCTACAGCGTGGTACGGCTGGTGACGGGGATCGACATCCCGCGGTCGGCAGAGATCGGACCGGGCATCATGATCCACCACTTCGGCACGGTCATCGTCCACCCCCAGGCCCGCATCGGCGCGCGGTTCACCATGCGCCACGGGGTCACGATCGGCGCCAAGAAGGGCGACGACGTGCCGGTCATCGGCGACGACGTGCAGGTGGGCGCGTTCGCGCAGATCCTCGGCCCCATCCACGTGGGGGACGGCAGCACCATCGGCGCCATGACCCTGGTGCTCCGCGACGTCCCCGCCGGGGCCACCGTGGTCGGCGTCCCGGGACGCGTGCTGTGA
- a CDS encoding glycosyltransferase has translation MSVVVVTFRDLPGLGSTLRSVRQLVHDAGDAIEVIVVDGGTGEGLDEVVTASGVPVDLSSGPDDGIYDAMNEGIARSTGRFVWFLNGGDRSHVESWELLSGILRAAGDNELLLGDYLLDTGRGEILRTARPPIYIHHGLPTSHQAILYPGSRIRGARYDLRFRVVGDYELTARLLRSGVRPVVVHVPLAVFAAGGMSQVRAKEIAVEAARVQAETLRTPLPVRWASRALHTASRIRRTVQTS, from the coding sequence GTGTCCGTCGTCGTAGTCACCTTCCGGGACCTGCCGGGGCTCGGCAGCACGCTCCGGTCGGTGCGCCAGCTCGTCCATGACGCGGGCGACGCGATCGAGGTCATCGTGGTCGACGGTGGCACGGGGGAGGGCCTCGACGAGGTCGTGACCGCCTCGGGCGTCCCGGTCGACCTCTCGAGCGGCCCCGACGACGGCATCTACGACGCGATGAACGAGGGCATCGCCCGCTCGACCGGCAGGTTCGTCTGGTTCCTCAACGGCGGCGACCGGTCCCACGTCGAGTCCTGGGAGCTGCTGTCCGGGATCCTGCGCGCGGCGGGCGACAACGAGCTGCTCCTCGGCGACTACCTGCTCGACACCGGCCGCGGCGAGATCCTCCGCACGGCCCGTCCTCCCATCTACATCCACCACGGGCTGCCCACGTCCCACCAGGCGATCCTGTATCCGGGATCCCGCATCCGCGGTGCCCGCTACGACCTCCGCTTCCGCGTCGTCGGCGACTACGAGCTCACGGCCCGGCTCCTGCGATCCGGCGTCCGGCCGGTCGTCGTGCACGTGCCGCTCGCGGTCTTCGCCGCCGGCGGCATGTCGCAGGTGCGCGCGAAGGAGATCGCCGTCGAGGCGGCCCGGGTGCAGGCGGAGACGCTCCGCACGCCCCTGCCCGTCCGCTGGGCGAGTCGGGCGCTGCACACGGCGAGCCGCATCCGCCGCACGGTGCAGACGTCGTGA